A window from Flavobacteriales bacterium encodes these proteins:
- a CDS encoding thiazole synthase, which yields MESLKIADHSFGSRLFTGTGKFSSSKLMEEALLASGSELVTVALRRVDVTKNKDEILDRLAHPQFKLLPNTSGVRTAKEAIFAAQLAREALGTNWLKLEIHPDPKYLMPDPIETLIAAEELTKLGFVVMAYIGADPVVCKRLEDVGTAAVMPLGSPIGSNGGLQTRAMLEIIIDQSNVPVVVDAGLGLPSHAADAMEMGADAVLVNTAIAVSSDPVNMGIAFGKAVEAGRMAFEAKSGLVSSKAVASSPMTDFLN from the coding sequence ATGGAATCATTGAAAATAGCTGATCATAGTTTTGGTTCTAGACTTTTCACTGGAACCGGAAAATTTAGTTCAAGTAAATTAATGGAAGAGGCATTGTTGGCTTCTGGATCGGAACTGGTTACAGTGGCTCTAAGAAGAGTAGACGTGACAAAGAACAAGGATGAAATATTGGATAGACTCGCTCATCCTCAGTTTAAACTGTTACCTAATACTTCTGGTGTGAGGACTGCGAAAGAGGCAATATTCGCAGCCCAATTAGCACGAGAAGCTTTAGGCACGAACTGGCTGAAATTGGAAATTCATCCAGATCCAAAATACTTAATGCCTGATCCTATAGAGACGTTGATAGCAGCGGAGGAACTGACAAAATTGGGTTTTGTTGTTATGGCATACATCGGTGCAGACCCTGTTGTTTGTAAAAGGTTAGAAGATGTGGGAACAGCAGCTGTAATGCCATTAGGTTCACCGATTGGGAGCAATGGTGGTTTGCAAACTAGAGCGATGTTAGAAATTATTATTGATCAAAGTAATGTGCCTGTGGTTGTAGATGCGGGATTAGGTCTTCCTTCTCACGCTGCAGATGCAATGGAAATGGGTGCGGATGCGGTTCTGGTAAATACTGCGATTGCGGTGTCTAGCGATCCAGTAAACATGGGTATTGCTTTTGGTAAAGCGGTTGAAGCGGGAAGGATGGCATTCGAAGCAAAAAGTGGTTTAGTTTCGAGCAAGGCAGTTGCAAGTAGCCCGATGACAGATTTTTTAAATTAA